The Pelodiscus sinensis isolate JC-2024 chromosome 10, ASM4963464v1, whole genome shotgun sequence genome has a segment encoding these proteins:
- the THPO gene encoding thrombopoietin, producing MELNRLLLLTAFLLHIKLSRMGPARLVCDNRLILKYISEAKDMEKRVSQCQELPPLTQPLPLPMVDFSLLEWKLKTNETKRQEIVCHLALLVDAVTAAQDQVKQECAAALLGQLYKKANSFLLLLQTFSWQVSAWQPDCASRTTPQSHPSVIFLVYRQLVQGKLRFFFHDLAKDFCQEGSQGSARAPEHPMSSAAARGP from the exons ggctgctgctccTCACAGCCTTCCTCCTCCACATCAAGCTGTCCAGGATGGGTCCGGCCCGGCTGGTCTGTGACAACCGGCTGATCCTGAAATACATCAGCGAAGCCAAGGACATGGAGAAGAGAGTG agccagtgccaggAGCTGCCCCCACTAACCCAGCCCCTTCCACTGCCCATGGTGGATTTCAGCCTCCTGGAATGGAAATTGAAGACA AATGAGACAAAAAGGCAGGAAATCGTCTGTCACCTGGCGCTGCTGGTGGATGCGGTGACGGCTGCACAGGACCAAGTGAAGCAGGAGTGTGCGGCTGCCTTGCTAGGGCAGCTCTACAAGAAAGCCAACTCCTTCCTCTTGCTCCTGCAGACCTTCAGCTGGCAG GTCAGCGCCTGGCAGCCGGACTGCGCCTCCCGGAcaaccccacagagccaccccagcgtGATCTTCCTGGTCTACAGGCAGCTCGTGCAAGGCAAGCTTCGCTTCTTCTTCCACGACCTGGCAAAGGATTTCTGCCAGGAAGGGAGCCAGGGGAGTGCCAGAGCCCCTGAGCACCCCATGTCCTCAGCTGCCGCGAGGGGACCATGA